From Nitrospirota bacterium, the proteins below share one genomic window:
- a CDS encoding type II toxin-antitoxin system RelE/ParE family toxin, which translates to MINSFRHKGLEKFYQTGSKKGIFVAHTKRLRLILGLLDSAFELGDLALPGLKLHPLKGDLKGYWSVEVSGNWRLVFRFSGHDVYDINYLDYH; encoded by the coding sequence GTGATTAATTCCTTCCGACACAAAGGATTGGAGAAGTTTTACCAGACGGGCAGTAAGAAAGGAATCTTTGTGGCCCATACCAAAAGATTAAGGCTTATTTTGGGTCTCCTGGATTCGGCTTTCGAACTTGGTGATTTGGCTTTACCCGGTTTGAAGCTCCACCCTTTAAAAGGAGATCTTAAGGGTTATTGGTCCGTGGAGGTCAGTGGAAATTGGCGATTAGTTTTCAGGTTTTCTGGTCATGATGTTTACGATATCAATTACTTAGATTATCATTAG
- a CDS encoding HigA family addiction module antidote protein — translation MMMYNPPHPGEVLKELCLNPLGISVTEAARALGVTRKTLSELINGRAGVSPLMAVRIGKSTGTTPESWLNMQSAHDLWQARTQIRKLKIKPLKAA, via the coding sequence ATGATGATGTATAATCCCCCGCATCCAGGAGAAGTTTTAAAAGAATTGTGTTTAAATCCTCTGGGTATTTCGGTTACAGAGGCTGCAAGGGCTTTGGGTGTGACGCGCAAAACACTTTCCGAATTAATTAATGGCCGTGCTGGGGTGAGCCCCTTGATGGCAGTCAGAATAGGGAAGTCTACTGGGACAACACCTGAAAGCTGGTTAAACATGCAGTCCGCACATGATTTGTGGCAGGCAAGGACTCAAATTCGTAAACTGAAAATTAAACCTCTGAAAGCGGCTTAG
- a CDS encoding CDGSH iron-sulfur domain-containing protein, which yields MPDQKFPFVIDEKPGEKYWCACGESKNRPYCDGSHQKLNTGVTPIKVTIDQVKTVAWCGCRKSGNKPYCDGTHKKL from the coding sequence ATGCCAGATCAAAAATTCCCTTTTGTTATCGATGAAAAACCGGGAGAAAAATATTGGTGCGCATGCGGGGAGTCCAAGAACCGGCCTTATTGCGACGGATCCCACCAAAAACTAAATACCGGCGTCACCCCCATCAAGGTAACCATTGACCAGGTTAAAACGGTGGCCTGGTGCGGTTGTCGGAAGAGTGGAAACAAGCCTTATTGCGACGGAACGCATAAAAAATTATAA
- a CDS encoding MarR family transcriptional regulator, with the protein MLKSFDRKTADDAEKEVFLKVLRPLVETYLAFLRKDERHIRRLGLTTAQFDVIATLGNTSGMSCKELSDQTLVTKGTLTGVLDRLKKKGLIERIPSKEDRRSIFVRLTPKGNKSFREVFPAHIYFLKPFFENALTPEQMAVLREMLLKLKESFEK; encoded by the coding sequence ATGTTGAAATCATTCGATCGAAAAACAGCAGATGACGCTGAAAAAGAGGTCTTTTTAAAGGTCTTACGGCCGCTGGTTGAGACTTACCTTGCTTTTTTACGAAAAGACGAACGCCATATTCGGCGTTTAGGACTAACAACGGCCCAATTTGACGTTATCGCTACCCTGGGGAATACATCTGGAATGTCATGTAAAGAGTTGTCCGATCAAACGCTGGTCACCAAAGGAACCCTTACCGGTGTTTTAGACCGGCTCAAAAAGAAAGGACTGATAGAGCGTATCCCTTCAAAAGAAGACAGGCGAAGCATCTTTGTCCGGCTTACGCCAAAAGGAAATAAATCTTTTCGAGAGGTCTTTCCTGCCCATATCTATTTTTTGAAGCCGTTTTTCGAAAACGCGCTGACACCTGAACAAATGGCCGTTTTACGGGAAATGCTTTTAAAGTTAAAAGAAAGTTTTGAAAAATAA
- a CDS encoding sigma-70 family RNA polymerase sigma factor, translated as MEEEWEKESTPETGESEEQGVTLPEGEVIFEGESIAEEEPEKDYSGGMDAMKSYLKDIRKASLLNFDQEQALAKRIEKGDETARAQMIEANLRLVVSIGKRYMNRGMPFADIIEEGNIGLIKAVEKFEYKRGFKFSTYASWWIRQSIERAIINQVKLIRLPVHVVERVNSYLNVVEDLVQEIDGDPTPQEVSNRLGIPVEDVIDIRQVIRKTYSLDSPISYSNDTSLKDVIEDGGQISPYKRTEGVKRREDLMEWISHLKDTEKQVLTLRFGLDGGNPQTLEEIGVYFGLTRERVRQIESSALTKLRAMISTKSIKPEEIL; from the coding sequence ATGGAAGAAGAATGGGAAAAGGAGAGCACTCCTGAGACGGGAGAGTCCGAGGAACAGGGGGTTACGCTTCCCGAAGGCGAAGTCATTTTCGAAGGGGAGTCCATAGCCGAAGAAGAACCTGAAAAAGACTATTCAGGCGGTATGGACGCGATGAAGAGCTATTTAAAGGATATCCGCAAAGCCTCCCTTCTGAATTTTGACCAGGAACAGGCTCTGGCGAAACGAATCGAAAAAGGGGATGAAACCGCCCGGGCTCAAATGATCGAAGCCAATTTAAGGCTTGTGGTGAGTATCGGTAAAAGATACATGAACCGGGGAATGCCTTTTGCCGACATCATTGAAGAAGGAAATATCGGCCTTATTAAAGCCGTCGAAAAGTTTGAATATAAAAGGGGATTTAAATTCAGCACCTATGCCTCCTGGTGGATCAGGCAGTCGATTGAACGGGCGATCATTAATCAGGTCAAACTCATTCGACTTCCTGTCCATGTCGTTGAGAGGGTTAACAGTTATTTAAACGTTGTGGAAGACCTTGTCCAGGAGATTGATGGCGATCCAACCCCCCAGGAAGTTTCAAACAGGTTGGGAATTCCGGTAGAAGACGTCATCGATATACGACAGGTTATACGAAAGACCTATTCCCTCGATAGCCCAATTAGTTATTCCAACGACACTTCATTAAAAGATGTCATTGAAGACGGCGGACAGATTTCCCCGTATAAACGGACAGAAGGGGTTAAACGGCGCGAAGATTTGATGGAATGGATTAGCCACCTTAAGGATACTGAAAAACAGGTTCTCACCCTTCGTTTTGGATTGGATGGGGGAAATCCACAAACCTTGGAAGAAATTGGGGTTTATTTCGGATTAACCCGGGAGAGAGTACGTCAAATTGAAAGCAGCGCTCTCACTAAATTAAGAGCGATGATTTCAACAAAATCAATCAAACCCGAAGAAATTTTATAG
- a CDS encoding adenine phosphoribosyltransferase, translated as MDLKSKIRGIPDYPKKGIYFYDVTTLLKEGEAFNQAIDQLVAPYKQKGIHKVVGIESRGFILGAPVAYHLEAGFVPVRKPGKLPAETFEVKYDLEYGKDGLSIHQDAILAGEKILIVDDLLATGGTCGATIELVEKLGGVIAGIAFLVELKDLKGRKKLKNHPVSSLLVY; from the coding sequence ATAGACTTAAAATCAAAAATCAGGGGCATTCCGGACTACCCGAAAAAAGGAATTTATTTTTATGACGTCACGACCTTACTAAAGGAAGGGGAGGCCTTTAATCAGGCCATTGATCAACTGGTTGCCCCTTACAAACAGAAGGGAATTCACAAGGTCGTTGGAATCGAATCCAGAGGGTTTATTTTAGGAGCTCCGGTGGCCTATCATCTGGAGGCCGGTTTTGTTCCCGTTAGAAAACCAGGCAAGCTTCCGGCCGAGACCTTTGAGGTAAAGTACGACCTGGAATACGGAAAGGACGGCCTGTCCATTCATCAAGATGCGATCCTCGCTGGAGAGAAAATTCTTATTGTGGATGACCTGCTTGCGACCGGCGGCACCTGCGGGGCGACGATTGAACTCGTTGAAAAGCTGGGAGGTGTGATCGCCGGCATTGCGTTTTTAGTTGAGTTAAAAGATCTCAAGGGAAGAAAGAAACTTAAAAATCATCCCGTTTCCTCTTTACTGGTTTATTAG
- a CDS encoding acetate--CoA ligase family protein, whose amino-acid sequence MAKVLEGAGMGLLKKWGMSVPDYVVVTSVEQFEMLAQANKWLQEKKVVVKAHEAIGSRFKLGLVKVDLNLAAAKIAVKELLGKEVGGGLVVSQVIVSEMIPHQEEFYIAIKSVREGCELLLADFGGIEVEANWDRIRKLVIEIGEAPAQKTLEKLASDAGFKGDLIKNVAQFALKLFQCYDAEDGNYLEINPLVIRQGTQELVALDSVTLVDGDARYRHPDWNFTFASEFGRPYSGDERAILEIDSRVKGSVKFIEIPGGNIALLPAGGGASVFYTDAVVSLGGKPANYAEYSGDPPDWAVSALTDKVCSLPNIEHIIVGGAIANFTNVKKTFAGIIQGFRKAKSEGKLEGVKIWVRRGGPFEKEGLDAMRALAPEGFDIHVYDRNTPLTDIVDFALKGGN is encoded by the coding sequence ATGGCGAAGGTGCTCGAAGGGGCCGGAATGGGTCTTTTAAAGAAATGGGGAATGTCCGTTCCCGACTATGTCGTGGTGACATCGGTTGAGCAATTTGAAATGCTTGCGCAAGCCAACAAGTGGCTCCAGGAAAAGAAGGTGGTCGTCAAGGCGCATGAGGCGATCGGTTCGCGTTTTAAGCTTGGGCTTGTTAAAGTCGACTTGAATCTCGCGGCGGCAAAAATCGCGGTAAAGGAACTGCTTGGAAAAGAGGTCGGCGGGGGGCTGGTGGTCTCTCAGGTCATTGTCTCGGAAATGATCCCTCATCAAGAAGAGTTCTACATTGCCATTAAATCCGTTCGCGAGGGGTGTGAACTTTTATTGGCCGATTTTGGCGGGATTGAAGTGGAGGCCAATTGGGATCGCATCCGAAAACTAGTCATTGAAATTGGCGAAGCGCCCGCTCAAAAGACTCTCGAAAAACTGGCATCAGATGCCGGTTTTAAAGGAGACCTTATCAAAAACGTGGCCCAGTTTGCCTTAAAGCTTTTCCAATGTTATGACGCGGAAGATGGAAATTATCTTGAAATTAATCCTCTTGTCATTCGGCAAGGGACTCAGGAACTGGTGGCTCTCGATTCTGTCACGCTGGTGGACGGAGACGCCAGATACCGCCACCCGGATTGGAACTTTACTTTTGCTTCGGAGTTTGGAAGGCCCTATAGCGGCGACGAAAGGGCAATTTTAGAAATCGATTCACGGGTAAAAGGCTCCGTAAAATTTATTGAAATTCCGGGGGGTAATATCGCGCTTCTTCCTGCCGGGGGAGGCGCCTCTGTATTTTATACCGATGCCGTGGTTTCACTGGGTGGAAAACCGGCGAATTATGCGGAGTATTCCGGCGACCCGCCCGATTGGGCGGTGAGCGCCCTGACCGATAAAGTTTGTTCTCTTCCCAATATCGAACATATTATTGTCGGTGGAGCAATCGCGAATTTTACCAACGTTAAAAAAACCTTTGCCGGAATCATTCAGGGCTTTAGAAAAGCAAAGAGCGAGGGAAAGTTAGAGGGAGTAAAAATATGGGTTCGCAGAGGGGGTCCGTTTGAAAAAGAAGGTTTGGATGCCATGCGGGCTTTGGCCCCGGAGGGGTTTGATATCCACGTTTACGATCGGAATACCCCATTAACCGATATTGTCGATTTTGCGTTAAAGGGGGGAAACTAA
- a CDS encoding ATP citrate lyase translates to MAILANKNTRVMIQGGPAGVNAAKKMAEFCQLNKLPLNVQAFVFPPDTGKTYEIPYGSELISVPVYKTVAEAAKNHSGINTTLIYVGPERAYPAAMEALKDPAIQLVSMITEGVPEKDAKLLTKEAKKLGKIFNGPSAIGIISAGECRLGVIGGAYDNLILSKLYQSGSFGVLTKSGGLSNEIIWIVSQFADGISTAVGIGGDAFPGSDFVTYLEMFEKDPKTKVVVIVGEMGGDLEEKAAEWFGAKKRRIQLMAVISGFCQETLPKGMKFGHAGAKEGLHGEGSARSKAELLRKAGAIVPPTFGALGPAIKKVYEELLDKGEVKPFSVVDVQTLPKLPKTVQEALKNGEIMVEPLFKSTISDDRGDEPLYDGYAASELINKGYQIPHVIGLLWNKKLISKNEAEAIKRIIMLSADHGPCVSGALGTIVAACAGIPMAQSVAAGMLMIGPRFGGAVTDAGKWFKYAVEKKLSVDDFLTYMKANVGPVPGIGHRVKSLRNPDKRVKELVGYVKTLSISTPCLDFALEVEKVTTVKKDTLILNVDGAMAAILVDLGFPVDSLNGFFILSRTIGMIGHWVDQKRQGSRLIRLFDYLVNYASPKKREVPPL, encoded by the coding sequence ATGGCTATTCTGGCAAATAAAAATACAAGAGTGATGATTCAAGGGGGGCCGGCAGGAGTCAACGCCGCAAAAAAAATGGCGGAGTTCTGTCAGCTCAATAAGTTACCTTTAAACGTTCAGGCGTTTGTTTTTCCTCCCGATACTGGTAAAACTTATGAAATTCCGTATGGGAGTGAATTGATTTCTGTCCCGGTTTATAAAACCGTCGCCGAAGCCGCAAAAAATCATTCCGGTATCAACACCACCCTGATTTATGTAGGACCTGAGAGGGCTTATCCTGCCGCGATGGAAGCTTTAAAGGATCCCGCGATACAGCTCGTATCAATGATTACAGAAGGGGTGCCTGAAAAAGATGCCAAGCTTTTGACGAAAGAGGCTAAAAAGTTGGGAAAAATCTTTAACGGACCCTCTGCCATAGGAATTATTTCCGCGGGAGAATGCCGCCTGGGCGTGATTGGCGGCGCATACGATAATTTAATCTTAAGCAAACTTTATCAGTCCGGGTCGTTTGGCGTCCTCACAAAATCAGGCGGACTTTCCAACGAAATTATCTGGATTGTCAGCCAGTTTGCAGATGGAATTTCCACAGCGGTTGGAATAGGGGGCGATGCGTTTCCCGGTTCTGATTTCGTTACCTATCTTGAAATGTTTGAAAAAGACCCTAAAACAAAGGTCGTCGTTATCGTTGGGGAAATGGGAGGCGACCTGGAGGAAAAAGCGGCGGAGTGGTTTGGCGCTAAAAAAAGACGGATTCAACTTATGGCCGTTATTTCAGGTTTCTGTCAGGAAACCCTTCCTAAAGGGATGAAATTCGGTCATGCGGGCGCCAAGGAAGGGCTTCACGGAGAAGGGTCAGCCCGTAGCAAGGCTGAACTTCTGAGAAAAGCGGGAGCGATCGTTCCGCCCACGTTTGGGGCCCTGGGCCCCGCTATTAAAAAAGTTTATGAGGAGCTTTTGGACAAAGGAGAGGTCAAACCATTTTCGGTTGTCGATGTTCAGACTTTGCCCAAACTTCCAAAAACCGTTCAAGAAGCTTTAAAAAACGGAGAGATCATGGTTGAGCCTCTCTTTAAATCTACCATTTCCGATGATCGCGGTGATGAACCGTTATACGATGGATACGCGGCCTCTGAGCTGATTAACAAAGGTTATCAAATTCCCCATGTTATCGGATTGCTTTGGAATAAAAAGCTGATTTCCAAAAATGAGGCCGAAGCGATTAAACGGATCATTATGCTTTCCGCCGATCATGGTCCCTGTGTCAGCGGCGCTTTGGGAACCATTGTCGCGGCGTGCGCGGGAATCCCGATGGCCCAGTCGGTAGCGGCGGGCATGTTGATGATCGGTCCCCGGTTTGGGGGAGCGGTAACCGACGCGGGGAAGTGGTTTAAATATGCCGTCGAGAAAAAGCTTTCCGTCGATGACTTTCTAACTTACATGAAAGCCAATGTCGGCCCGGTTCCAGGAATCGGACACCGGGTTAAAAGTCTTCGCAATCCCGATAAAAGGGTCAAAGAGTTGGTGGGTTATGTCAAAACCCTGTCGATCTCGACCCCTTGTCTGGATTTCGCGCTCGAAGTGGAAAAAGTGACAACAGTTAAAAAGGACACGCTGATCTTAAATGTGGATGGGGCAATGGCTGCCATTTTGGTAGACCTCGGTTTCCCGGTTGACAGTCTGAATGGTTTTTTTATTCTCTCGCGGACGATTGGAATGATTGGCCACTGGGTTGATCAAAAACGTCAGGGAAGCCGATTAATCAGATTGTTTGATTATCTGGTTAATTACGCGTCTCCGAAAAAGAGAGAAGTCCCTCCGCTATAA
- the icd gene encoding NADP-dependent isocitrate dehydrogenase: MAYQKVTVPQGQKITMGVDGKLNVPDHPIVPFIEGDGTGADIWRAAVRVIDAAVEKAYRGTRKISWMEVYAGEKANDVYGPNTWLPQETLEVIKEFLIAIKGPLTTPVGGGIRSINVALRQELDLYVCLRPVVYFDGTPSPVVHPEKVEMVIFRENTEDIYAGIEWEAGTPEAKKIIEWLQTEMKVKKIRFPNTSSIGIKPISIEGTNRLVRAAINYAIANNRKSVTLVHKGNIMKYTEGGFRKWGYELAKKEFPDKIVSWDDCKGNPPAGMILMKDAIADNFLQQILTRPDEYDVIATMNLNGDYISDALAAQIGGIGIAPGGNINYVTGHAIFEATHGTAPKYTNLDKVNPGSVILSGEMMLRHFGWIDAADLILKSLSKTIKTKVVTYDFARLMKGAKEVKCSQFGDAIIKGMSGGFATLKKAPVKKATAKKAAAKKRVVKAAGVKGQTVKKKAKKR; the protein is encoded by the coding sequence GTGGCCTATCAAAAAGTGACCGTCCCTCAGGGGCAAAAAATTACAATGGGTGTTGATGGAAAATTAAACGTGCCTGACCATCCAATCGTTCCTTTTATCGAAGGGGACGGAACCGGCGCGGATATTTGGAGAGCCGCTGTCCGCGTCATTGATGCCGCCGTAGAAAAAGCCTATCGTGGAACCCGAAAAATTTCCTGGATGGAAGTCTATGCGGGAGAAAAAGCCAATGATGTTTATGGGCCGAACACCTGGCTGCCTCAGGAAACCCTCGAAGTGATTAAAGAGTTTTTAATTGCGATTAAAGGCCCATTAACGACTCCAGTCGGCGGGGGCATCCGGAGTATTAACGTGGCGCTTCGCCAGGAGCTTGATCTTTATGTTTGCCTCCGCCCGGTCGTTTATTTTGACGGAACCCCAAGCCCTGTGGTTCATCCTGAAAAGGTCGAAATGGTTATTTTCAGGGAAAATACGGAAGATATTTATGCGGGAATTGAATGGGAAGCCGGGACTCCCGAAGCAAAAAAAATCATTGAGTGGCTTCAAACCGAAATGAAGGTGAAAAAAATTCGCTTTCCAAATACTTCCAGCATCGGGATCAAGCCGATTAGTATAGAAGGAACCAATCGGTTAGTCCGTGCCGCCATCAATTACGCCATAGCCAACAACCGGAAAAGCGTGACCCTTGTTCATAAGGGAAATATTATGAAATACACCGAAGGGGGTTTTAGAAAATGGGGGTACGAACTGGCCAAGAAAGAGTTTCCTGATAAGATCGTCAGCTGGGACGATTGTAAAGGGAATCCTCCTGCCGGAATGATTTTAATGAAAGACGCCATTGCGGATAATTTCCTTCAGCAGATTTTAACCCGTCCGGATGAATATGATGTGATTGCCACCATGAACTTGAACGGCGACTATATCTCGGATGCGCTTGCCGCTCAAATCGGCGGTATCGGAATTGCTCCGGGTGGAAATATCAACTATGTGACCGGTCATGCTATTTTCGAAGCGACCCACGGCACCGCGCCGAAGTATACCAACCTGGACAAAGTCAACCCGGGTTCGGTTATTCTTTCCGGGGAAATGATGTTGAGACATTTTGGCTGGATCGACGCTGCTGATCTGATTCTCAAATCCTTAAGCAAAACGATAAAAACCAAAGTGGTGACGTATGACTTTGCCCGCTTGATGAAAGGGGCCAAAGAGGTGAAATGTTCACAGTTTGGCGATGCCATTATTAAAGGCATGAGCGGCGGGTTTGCCACGCTTAAAAAGGCTCCGGTTAAAAAGGCGACAGCTAAAAAAGCTGCGGCTAAAAAAAGAGTGGTAAAGGCGGCGGGTGTAAAAGGGCAAACTGTCAAGAAAAAAGCGAAAAAGAGATAA
- a CDS encoding citryl-CoA lyase, whose product MAEMEWKTAVAGQIGAETVIRGYPLTELIGSVSFAEAIFLVLKGETPTEREKKLLEATLVAVIEHGIAPPSIVAARMVLSGGNSINSAVAAGALTLGDFHGGAIEMLAKILQESLTPDVDNVRSLAKRIVHEFKEKNQRVPGFGHKLYKRDPRALKLIQIARDLGFKGKYIDFALAIQDELEADSKGKPLPLNVDGVTAAIMSEMGIHWRNGTGLFIIGRIPGVVAHVVEEKMREKPFRRLPEGSHKYDGKPIRHLTEKK is encoded by the coding sequence ATGGCTGAAATGGAATGGAAAACCGCCGTTGCCGGACAAATCGGAGCCGAGACCGTAATCCGCGGTTATCCGCTGACGGAATTGATTGGCTCCGTTTCCTTCGCGGAAGCTATCTTTCTTGTTTTAAAAGGGGAAACACCCACCGAGAGAGAGAAAAAACTTCTCGAAGCGACTCTGGTGGCGGTCATTGAGCATGGAATTGCCCCTCCTTCTATTGTGGCGGCCAGGATGGTCTTATCCGGCGGCAATTCGATTAATTCGGCAGTTGCCGCGGGAGCGTTGACTTTGGGCGATTTTCATGGCGGGGCGATTGAAATGCTGGCCAAAATACTACAGGAATCTCTAACGCCCGACGTGGATAATGTCCGTTCCTTAGCCAAGCGGATTGTTCATGAGTTTAAAGAGAAAAATCAACGGGTTCCCGGATTTGGCCATAAGCTTTATAAAAGGGATCCCAGAGCTTTAAAGCTGATTCAAATCGCCCGGGACCTGGGATTTAAGGGAAAATATATCGATTTTGCCCTGGCAATCCAGGACGAATTAGAGGCCGATTCCAAAGGTAAACCGCTTCCACTCAACGTTGATGGCGTAACCGCCGCAATCATGTCGGAAATGGGAATCCACTGGAGAAATGGAACCGGACTTTTTATCATCGGAAGAATCCCCGGTGTCGTTGCCCATGTCGTCGAAGAGAAGATGAGGGAAAAGCCTTTCAGAAGACTTCCGGAAGGGAGCCATAAATATGACGGAAAACCGATTCGCCACTTAACTGAAAAAAAATGA
- a CDS encoding 4Fe-4S ferredoxin has product MTRGIGCLGGVCGACSILYRIRGNHELQYGLGCQLVVEEGMSFSFAPHIPSGKAAYHLEEIKDPKQELVKYYPEAALCRNCNTCTEACPQGIDVRSNIWRAVFGEFKQVRDETLNCVMCNLCIPVCIADISPNLVFLYARRTYNYFYEKKAPNLASRLTEIQEGKYQSDWDAIIQLDEKGLNLFCLSK; this is encoded by the coding sequence ATGACCAGGGGTATTGGTTGCCTTGGAGGGGTTTGCGGCGCCTGTTCTATTCTTTATCGAATACGGGGAAACCATGAATTACAGTATGGGTTAGGGTGTCAGCTTGTTGTAGAAGAAGGAATGTCTTTTTCCTTTGCTCCCCATATTCCATCGGGCAAGGCGGCCTATCATCTTGAAGAAATTAAAGACCCAAAACAGGAGCTCGTTAAATATTACCCAGAAGCCGCGCTTTGCCGGAATTGCAACACCTGTACCGAGGCTTGTCCGCAGGGTATTGACGTAAGAAGTAATATTTGGCGGGCCGTTTTTGGAGAATTTAAACAGGTTCGTGATGAAACGCTCAATTGCGTGATGTGCAACCTCTGTATTCCAGTCTGTATCGCGGATATTTCTCCCAACCTGGTGTTTCTTTATGCGCGCCGGACCTATAACTATTTTTATGAGAAAAAAGCTCCCAACCTTGCCTCCAGACTTACGGAAATTCAGGAAGGAAAATATCAATCGGATTGGGACGCCATCATTCAATTAGATGAAAAGGGCCTGAATCTATTCTGTCTTTCAAAGTAG
- a CDS encoding 4Fe-4S dicluster domain-containing protein produces MVNITIAGKPYSVPDGLSLIQAMWYCGFNLTHGIGCLGGVCGACTITCKVGDSPIKTVLGCQTQVAEGMFFNLYQVEVQRSVPYKTPFDFQKTMDAQSLKNHFNETLSSTRRCVSCGACTAVCPQEIDAMRGVKEAINSDFKGVSDLFLNCVMCGLCASVCEVNVFPHLVGLYSRKATSLYLTRKTIRLEERVEEIKSGYYDADWLRLLNLKEKDLEKELV; encoded by the coding sequence ATGGTCAACATTACAATAGCTGGCAAACCTTATTCTGTTCCCGATGGTTTAAGCCTCATTCAGGCGATGTGGTACTGCGGGTTTAATTTAACCCATGGCATTGGTTGCCTGGGGGGAGTTTGCGGAGCATGTACGATAACTTGTAAGGTGGGTGATTCTCCCATTAAAACGGTTTTGGGGTGTCAAACTCAGGTTGCGGAAGGGATGTTTTTTAATTTATATCAGGTCGAGGTCCAGCGCTCGGTCCCTTACAAAACACCTTTTGATTTTCAAAAGACAATGGATGCCCAGTCATTGAAAAATCATTTTAATGAGACCCTTTCCAGCACGAGGCGATGTGTCTCATGCGGCGCCTGTACCGCCGTCTGCCCTCAGGAAATTGACGCGATGAGAGGGGTTAAAGAAGCCATTAATTCGGATTTTAAAGGGGTGTCGGATCTTTTTTTAAATTGCGTCATGTGCGGACTTTGTGCTTCGGTTTGCGAGGTAAACGTTTTTCCTCATTTGGTCGGTCTTTACAGCCGTAAAGCGACAAGCCTTTACCTGACCCGAAAAACCATTCGACTTGAGGAAAGAGTGGAAGAAATTAAATCAGGTTATTATGATGCCGACTGGCTTCGATTATTAAATTTAAAAGAAAAGGATTTGGAAAAGGAACTCGTTTGA